A single genomic interval of Vairimorpha necatrix chromosome 5, complete sequence harbors:
- a CDS encoding transcription initiation factor IIE subunit beta (tfa2), which produces MQENDRHTNSYLHDILTFLKSTSGSVTFTDLYNKLKIDIHSNLRLLNALQSNEKIRIQNNLIEYLYTYNIKNKEDLVEIFKNKKEGIELVKLKDNPVDISGFLEDFLILKDNDGSEVVFYNELHIDKLDEELINLWRAVKIPGYQDMLSELNCAGLKSDKNEVVKRKIINKKAKSKKYRRNIKITNTHVKGLDLSGMDDHP; this is translated from the coding sequence ATGCAAGAGAATGACAGACATACTAATTCATATTTACATGACATCCTCACATTCTTAAAATCAACTTCTGGCTCAGTCACTTTCACTGACTTATACAATAAACTAAAAATCGACATACACAGCAATCTTCGTCTCTTAAATGCTCTCCAATCTAATGAGAAAATCCGGATACAAAACAATCTTATTGAATATTTGTACACttacaatattaaaaataaagaagatttagtcgaaatattcaaaaacaaGAAAGAAGGAATAGAACTAGTAAAACTAAAAGATAATCCTGTAGACATCAGTGGATTCTTAGAAGACTTCTTGATTCTTAAAGATAATGATGGAAGTGAAGTCGTGTTTTATAATGAACTACATATTGACAAACTGGACGAGGAATTAATAAACTTATGGAGAGCAGTAAAGATACCAGGATATCAAGATATGCTTAGTGAACTTAATTGTGCGGGATTGAAGAGCGACAAGAATGAAGTGGTAAAGaggaaaataataaataaaaaagcgaagagtaaaaaatatagaaggAATATAAAGATAACTAATACACATGTAAAAGGATTAGATCTGAGTGGGATGGATGATCAtccataa